In Caloramator sp. E03, the sequence TAAAACGACAAAGATAATTATAAAGAAGTTTTAAGGTTAAGTAAATATGAGGTTTAAGGAATTATAAAGTAACTTGTCAACTGGTGGCACTTTTTTTCTCTTTTCTCCATCTCCGGTGCCAGGCACCAAGGATAAGGTACCAAGGATAATTACCAAAATTAAAATTCAATGAGTAAATATTCGTCATAGAACTCAAAGCCGAGGGCTTTATATGCTTTAACTGCAGGCATGTTATTTTTTCTAACTATTAAGGTTGGTATTTTTCCTTTTGAAATAATTCTACTGCAAAGATTAGATACAACAGCTTTACAGTATCCCCTTCCTCTATGTTCAGGTAAAGTGTAAACTGCACCTATTTGACTAATTCTATCAGTTGAAGTTTGAATGTTTGCTCCAGCAACGATAAGATTATCCTTAATTAAAAACAAATAATCTTCATCTTTAGATCTTTGATTTAATGACTTTATAGCTTCGTCTTTTGTATATTTCATATTTCCAAAACCTTTTATGTTTGTTTCAACTATAAAATCTGTGATACAATCTAAATCGATTTCATGGAAACTTTTTATTTCAACTTCAGGTATTATAAATTCTTTAAAATTGTTATTTACGAAATAATAGGAATCACTAATGTTTCCACTTTGTTTTAAAGATTTTAATTCATTATATAAAGGTTCAATAAATTTTTTCATCCCTAATAAAAATTTAAACTCATTATTTTTCATTAAATCTATAAAATGCGGTATAGCATTTTTGCTTTCAAAATGAGGTATGCAGCTTCCAAGATTGTAAAAGGGTATTATACCCTTTAAAATTCCATTTTCAAAATATCCATAATAATCTCCGCATCTTCTCAAATCTTTTTTATTTTCAAGCCCGAAATATTTAACATTTCCTATTAAAAAAGTTGTGTCAATGTGATTTCTTTCAAGGTATTCTTCAACAACAGGTTTGTCTTTTTCATTTAAAATTCTTATCATAATATCCCTCCAATAAAAAATAATAAAAAATCTCACAAAGACACTAAAAAGTGACTCCGTGAGATAAATCACGTGTAGGATAAAATCCCTGTGCAGCTTTTAATGCACACTCACTTATTAATATTATATTAACTATATATAACATATATGTCAACAGATAGTAAGTTGATTGATGGGATAGCTGTTAATGCTACAAGTGCCACCATAAAAGGGAAATAAATATATAGCTGGTTGTCCTAGAATATCATAAAAATATTTGATATTTTGATAATATTTATAATCAGTTTACTAATAAAGTATTTTGTTTTACAAAATTAAAAAAGTCATTGACAAACGAAAGCAAACATAATAAAATGAAATCAAATGAAAGTATACAAAAGTGAAAATGAAATTGATACAATATTTAGACATAAGGATTTAAATATTTAAAATATAATGTTTTTATTGAAATGTCGGAGGAGTTTTGTATGTTCAGTGAAGAGAGAAAAATGCAGATAATAAGCCTCCTAAAGGAACAAGGTAATATTAAGGTTTCTGATTTAGCAAAAATTTATGATGTGTCTGAAGTTACTATAAGAAAGGATCTTCAGGAATTAGAAGAAGAAGGGCTTATAAAAAGGGTTCATGGAGGTGCAGTACTAAATAATAGTATAAAATTTGAACCTACATTTTCAGAAAAATCCGACAAATATATTCAGGAGAAAGAAAGCATAGGAAAAGCTTCAGCAAAGCTTATAAAGGATGGAGATATAATAGCTCTTGATGCAGGAACAACCACGCTTCAGATTGCAAAAAACATAACTGCAAAGAATTTGACTGTTGTAACTAATTCTCTTGATATAGCATATCAGCTTTCAAGCAAGAAAGATATTGAAGTAATAGTTACAGGTAGTTTATTAAGATGGGAAACAAGAGCTTTTGTAGGGCCATTAACTGATATGACATTAAAAAATATAAGGGTAGATAAGGCTTTTATAGGTACAAATGGAATATCATTAAAATTTGGGCTTACAACGCCAAATATAACTGAGGCAAATACGAAGAAAACATTGATAAGTATATCTCAGCAGATTATTGTTGTTTGTGATCATTCAAAATTCAACTCAGTTTGTTTTGCAAAAATAGTTGATATTGACGAAATCGATATTGTTGTTACTGACAGTGGTATTGATAAGTCAATTAAAAAACAATTTGAAAAAGCAGGAGTTGAACTTACTATATCAGAATTGGAGGTAAATTAATGATTTTTACTGTTACATTGAATCCAGCTGTTGACAAAACCCTTAGGATTCCTAATTTTAGTGTTGGACAAGTAAATAGGGTAGAATCTTTAAGAGTAGATGCAGGAGGAAAGGGAATTAACGTTTCTAAAACAGTAAAAGAATTAAAGGGGGAAAGTACTGCTTTTGGATTTATTGGTGGAAAAAGTGGAGAATATATAAAAGAATATTTAGATGCTATTGGAATTAAAAATGATTTTTTATGGATAAATAGCGATATAAGAACAAATATTAAAATTGTAGATACTATAAATAATACTTTTACAGATATAAATGAAGCAGGCCCTACTGTAAGTCAAAAGGACTTAGAAAAAATTATGAAAAAAATATTAGATGCTGCTTATGAAAACTCTGTACTTGTATTATCAGGGAGTATACCAAATGGTTTAGGAAGCAGCACGTACAAAGATATCATCGAGTATGTTTCACCTAAAAATGTTAAAGTAATACTTGATGCTGAAGGAGAGCTCTTTACTGAGGGGATTAAAGCTTCACCATATCTTGTAAAGCCAAATAAGTATGAGCTTGAAAAGGCATTCAACATAAAAATTGACAATGACTTAGTGCTTATTGAGGTTTGCAGGAAAGTAATAGCTATGGGAGTTAAATATGTAGTTGTTTCCCTTGGTGAGAATGGTTCTGTAATGGTTAGCAAAGATAAAGTTTTAAAGGCAAAGGGGCTAAAAGTAGATGTAAAAAGCACTGTTGGTGCAGGTGATTCTATGGTAGCAGCCTTAGCACTTTCGATTGAGAGAAATTATGAAATGGATTATGCTTTAAGGTTTGCAGCAGCTACAAGTACAGCAAACGTTATGACAGAAGGTACACAGACAGCTGAATATGAAGTTATAAATGAGCTTATTAACAAAATTGAGATTGTAGAGATTAATATGTAAAGGAGAGAAGAAAATGAATATAGCAGAAATTATGAACGAAAAAATGATAAAGTTGCAGCTTGATTCAAAGGATAAGATATCAGTTATAAGGGAACTTGCAGAGCTGCTTTATGAAAATGATAAACTTTATGACAAGGAAAAATATATTGAAGCAGTTTTAAAAAGAGAAGAGGAATTTTCAACAGGTGTTGGAATGGGAATAGCAATACCCCATGGAAAGAGCAGTGCAGTTAAAGAGCCTTCAATTGCTTTTGGAAGAAGCAAGGAAGGAATAGAGTATGGATCATTAGATGGACTGCCAGCACAGCTTTTCTTTATAATTGCAGTACCTGAAAATTCAAATGATGAACATTTGAGGTTATTAGGTCAGATATCAAGAAAGCTTATGCATAGGGAAGTAAGGGAAAAATTGCTTAATGCAGAAACCTTTAATGAAATAATTGAGGCTCTAAAATAAATTAATATAAAAAATAAAAAAGATAGGGGGAAATATGTATGAAAATTGTGGCTATTACATCCTGTCCGACGGGTATAGCTCACACTTACATGGCTGCAGAAGCACTTGAAATGGCTGCTAAGGAAATGGGCGTTGAAATTAAAGTTGAAACACAAGGTTCTGTAGGAGCAGAAAATGAGTTAACAGAAAAGGATATTAAGGAGGCTAATGCTGTAATAATCGCAGCAGACACAAATGTTTCAAAGGAAAGGTTTGTAGGAAAGCCTCTAATTGAAGTAGGTGTACAGGAAGCTATCAAAAATCCTAAGGCACTTATCGAAAAAGCAAAGACTGCAAAGGTTATGACCAGTGATCTTGTTGAAGAAGTTAATAAAATTAAGGAGCAGAGAAAATCCGAAACTAAAGGACCTTACAAGCATCTTATGACAGGTGTTTCATTTATGATTCCCTTTGTTGTTGCAGGTGGAATTATAATAGCATTATCCTTTGCTTTTGGTATTAATGCATTCAAACAAGAAGGAACTCTTCCAGCAGCCTTGATGCAAATTGGTGGAGGCTCGGCATTTTCGTTAATGATTCCGATATTGGCAGGATATATTGCATATTCAATAGCTGACAGACCAGGTCTTGTTCCAGGTATGGTTGGTGGTATGCTTGCATCATCAACTGGATCAGGTTTTCTTGGAGGTATTATAGCAGGTTTTGCTGCAGGATATCTTGTTGATTTCTTAAAGAAAACAATTAAATTGCCAAAAACTCTTCAAGGTTTAATGCCTGTACTAATATTACCATTATTATCTACTCTTATTATAGGACTTTTTATGATTTATATTATTGGTAAACCAGTTGCAGCAATCAATAATGGAATGGCTGCATGGCTTAAGAATTTAAGTGGAACAAACTCTGTGCTTCTCGGAATCATTCTTGGACTTATGATGGCATTTGATATGGGAGGTCCTGTAAATAAAGCAGCGTATACTTTTGGTGTTGCAACATTATCAAGCGGACAGCCCTCAATGGTTATGGCAGCTGTTATGGCTGCTGGAATGACTCCTCCACTTGGTCTTGCACTTGCTACTATAATAGCAAAGAATAAATTTACTGCTCAGGAAATTGAAGCAGGTAAAACAGCATGGGCTCTTGGAATTTCCTTTATAACAGAAGGTGCAATACCATTTGCAGCTGCAGATCCAATAAGGGTTATTCCTTCAATAATGGTTGGTTCAGCTGTTACTGGAGCATTAAGTATGATTTTTAAATCTGCACTTGCTGTTCCACATGGAGGGATATTTGTTCTTGCAATTCCAAATGCTATAACTAATTTAGGATTATATATTATAGCAATTGCTGCAGGTACAGTTGTAACAGCATTGTTAATATCAGTGCTTAAAAAGAATGTAAAATAAATAAATTTTAATATTTAAATTTAAAAGGCAGTTTATGAAAACAAATGTTTTCTTAACTGCCTTTTTTTAGGCTGTTAAAAAAGTTTGTTTTTGTTAAGCCCCCATGAAGGATTTCCATGCACTTAATCATTTTGCTAAAGCTCATGAGAGATGCTTTTTTGAAATCCATTCACGGGGTTCTTACTGTGTTTTAATAAGGATGCTATAAAGTATTTCTATAAAGTTAAAAAAATAATTTGGTAAAAGTAAAAAAACAAGATAAATGTAGAATTTTATCGATTATATGATAAAATATGGTTAGAAGATATTTTTATGATGATAGTGAGGAAATATTATGGGCTTAGATAATAAAGTAATAAATTTTAAAGGAATGATATTAATACCTCTTATCGTAGCTTTTATTTCGGTAATGGGAGTAGGCGTTATTTCATCTTTTTTTGGGATAAGGATATTAATTGAAGGAGCAAAATATTATGGAATTGATATTACAAAGATGCTTGCAGAACAAATAGAAAGTAATAGTTTATCATTGGAAGCTATTGATGAAGCTGTTGAAAACAGAATTAAAGTTATAGGGCAAGCTATTATCTTAAGCTCACAAAAACCAAGCAGCAGCTTTTTAAAAAAATTAGCTAAAGATTTTGATGTTTATGAAATAAATTGGTTTAGTAAAGATGGAGTAATATTGTATTCAAATATTGATGAATATGTTGGTTTTAAAGTCCCAAAGAACCACCCAATAGAAAAATTTATGAATTCTAATTTAAAAATATATGTTGAAGAAGATATCAGAAAGGATACAGAATCAGACAGATTTTTAAGATATGGATATATTAAAAATACAGATGGAAGCTTTATTCAAGTTGGAATTTTATCTGATGATATATTTAAATTAAAAGGTAGATTTCAATACCAAAAACAGATTGATAGCTTAAGATTTAATAAAAACGTTGTTTTTGCATATTATTATGACGCTAAATTAAGGGAATTAGCAAGGATGGAAAAGGGTAGTACATATAAACTGACAGCTGCAGATGAGTCATATAAGAAAGCTTTAAATCATAGCTACTCTGTTGAAGAAATAAGGGATAGCTTATCAGGTAAAAGGTTTATGAAGGTTACTGTGCCAATTATATATAATAATTATGTAATTGGTATTTTAGTAGTCGGAGTGACATTAGATAATTTTTACAGCATAACTCAAAAATACATAATAGCATCATCTTTAATTGCATTTATATTATGCTGCTTTATAATTATCTTTTTAAATAGAAAAATTAAACGTCCATTAGAAAGTTTATCGGTGGATGTAATCAAAATCGATTTAGAAAATAATTTGGATTATAGGCTAAATATTGAAAAGGATGATAATTTTAAAGGTTTAAAATCAATCATAAATGAAATGTTAGACAGGATATCTAAGTATTTTTATGATTTAAAGGAAAGCCATGAGGAAATTGCTGCATCTAATGAGGAATTAGCTGCAAGTCTTGAACAGCTTACAGCTACTGAGGAAGAGTTAAAAGCACAATATGATGAACTTCAAAGCTATTCAGAAAAGATTGAGGAACTTCAACAAAAATATGATATTGCAATAAAAGCAAGCAATAGCGGTGTTTGGGAAATAGATTTAAACAATATGACAATAAATATTTCAGAGAACATACTGGATATTCTAGGGAAAAATCTAGTTAGAAATGGGAACGTACATGATGTTTTAGATAAAATTTTATTAAATGAAGATAAAGAAAAATTGATTCAAAAGTTTAGAAAACATCAGGAGGGAGAGAAGGAATATATAAACCATCAAGTTAAGGTTGTAGATAAAAATGGAAATATCAAGTGGCTTTTGATTGCTGGTAGGGGGATTTTTGATTCTAAAGGTATAATTAAAAGATTGTATGGCATTTTTATTGATACTACGGATTTGAAAAAGAAAGAAAGACAGATTGAATATATGGCATATCATGATCAGCTTACAGGGCTTCCAAATAGAGCAATGTTTAATAATATAATTAATGAAGAATTAGGTAAAGGAAGCAAAGGGGCATTAATGCTTGTTGATTTAGATAATTTTAAAAATGTAAATGATATAATGGGACATGTTTGTGGCGATGAATTATTAAAGAAATTAGGAGATATTTTTAAAACTTTTTCTAATGACAAATTGTTTTTCTTTAGATTTGGAGGAGATGAATTTTTAATTTTAATTAAGGATGAGGATAGAATTAATATTGTTAGTAAATTTGCAAGGGCAATACTTGAAGCGATTAAACATGAATCAGCCTTTGTAGTTCAAGGAATTAATGTTACAGCTTGTATAGGCATTGCATTTTACCCTAAAGATGGTAGTAATTTAAAAGAGCTTCTTATGAAAGCTGATACTGCAATGTATAGAGCAAAGTATGAAGGGAAGAACAAGTATTTATATTTTTATGATGAAATGACAGATGTTTTAAAAGAGAGGGTTGAAATTGAGGGGTTACTTAAAAAAGCAGTAGAAAATAATGAAATTAATCTTTTATATCAGCCGATAGTTGATGCAAAATCAGGAGAAATAGCTTCTTTTGAGGCACTTATAAGGCTTAAAAATTCTAATATTTCTCCAGCTAAATTTATACCTATTGCAGAGGAAACGAACCTTATTATTCCAATTGGATATTGTGTTATAAAGGAAGTGGCAAGGCAAATTAGTAGGTGGAAAGAATGTGGATTTAAGATAAGGCCTGTTTCTATAAATGTATCTGCAAAGCAAATAAAAGATGATAAGTTCATAGATACACTAAAAGGTATTATTGAAGAATATAAATTAGATGCTAAGTCTATAGAAATTGAAATTACAGAAAGTATAATGCTTGAGAAGAAAGATGAAATAATGAAGAAAATTGAATATATTAAAAAATTAGGTTTTTCTGTAGCACTAGATGACTTTGGAACAGGATATTCATCACTTAACTATTTAACATTTCTTAATATTGATAAAATTAAGCTTGATAAATCCCTTTGTGATAAGTTTTTAGAAGATGAAAATATAAAGGTCATGGAAAGCATTATAATGCTTATTCAGAGCCTAAATCTTAAAGTTACAGCTGAAGGTATTGAAGATGTTAATAAACTAAACATACTAAAAAAAATAGGATGCGACTATGTACAGGGCTATGTATTTAGTAAGCCTTTGCCTAAAGAGGAGATAAATAATCTGCTGAATAAAGAATGAAAGAAAATCTAAAAACATTAGCTTAAAATTAAAATATTTTATATTGCATAAATTAAAAAAAAGGAATATCATATTATTAATACAAAAATTTACTTATATTCTTTTACTAAGGTTATCTTATAGAATAAAAATTGTTTCCTTTTATGAGGGAACATTTTTTTATTGAATATTATAACCTTTAAGACAAAATTTATATTAAGGAGGCGAAATAGCCAAAGGCTATTTGGTTATGGAAAATGTACTTCATTTAGGACTTGATGCTGGTTCAACAACAGTTAAACTTGTAATATTAGATAGTAAAGGTAATATTTTATACAGCAGATACCAAAGGCATTTTTCTGATATTAAGAATATAATATCAGGTTTAATAAATGAGGCCTATAAGAATTTTAAAGGTTTTAATATAACAATAAATGTTACAGGTTCTGCAGGGCTTTCTGTATCAAAATGGCTTAAAGTTCCTTTTGTACAGGAAGTTATTGCAGCAACTAAAAGTGTTGAAAAGTATATACCTAAGACAGATGTTGCAATAGAGCTTGGAGGAGAAGATGCAAAGATTACTTATTTCAATGGAAGCATTGAACAGAGGATGAACGGTACCTGTGCAGGAGGTACAGGTGCATTCATTGATCAAATGGCAACGCTTCTTCAAACTGATGCTAGTGGGCTTAATGAGCTTGCGAAGGGATATAAGGTAATATATCCTATCGCAGCAAGGTGTGGAGTATTTGCTAAAACCGATATACAGCCTCTTTTAAATGAAGGAGCAGCAAAAGAGGATATTGCAGCATCTATATTTCAATCTGTAGTAAATCAGACAATAAGTGGACTTGCCTGTGGAAGACCGATAAGGGGAAGAATTGCCTTCCTTGGAGGTCCTCTTTACTTTTTATCGGAGCTTAGAAAAAGATTTATAGAAACACTTAACCTAAAAGAAGATGAGGTTATCTTCCCAGAAAACTCACAGCTTTTTGTTGCGTTAGGGGCAGCACTTTTATCTTTTGAGAATAATATAATTTCATTTAAAGAGTTAAGGGACAGGCTCCGCAATTTAAACACAATATCTGAGAAAGAAGTACAAAGGTTAAGACCTCTTTTTAAGGATGAAATAGAGTTAAAAGAATTTAAAGCAAGGCATGAAAAAAATAAAGTTAAAAGGGCAGACATAAAAAGTGCAAAGGGAAATTGCTTTCTTGGAATTGATGCTGGCTCTACTACAACGAAGGCTGTTTTAATAAATGATAATGGTGAGCTTTTGTATTCTCATTATGGAAGTAACGAAGGCAATCCATTAGGATCAACTATTAAGATATTAAAAGAGATATATAGTATAATGCCAAAGGATTTGAAAATAGCAAATTCTGCCGTAACCGGATATGGAGAAGGGCTTATAAAGTCTGCACTTTCTGTTGATATTGGGGAGATTGAAACAGTAGCTCATTATAAAGCTGCACAGTTTTTCCTGCCAGGGGTTGATTTTATACTGGATATAGGCGGCCAGGATATGAAATGCCTTAAAGTTAAAAATGGGGTTATAGAAAGCATAATGTTAAATGAGGCATGCTCTTCAGGATGCGGTTCTTTTATTGAAACTTTTGCAAATTCTCTTAATATGACGGTTGATGAGTTTGCTAATTCAGCTCTTTTAGCAGAAAATCCTGTTGATCTTGGTTCAAGGTGCACTGTATTTATGAATTCGAGGGTAAAGCAGGCTCAAAAAGAGGGAGCAACTGTTGGGGATATATCTGCAGGATTATCCTATTCAGTAATAAAAAATGCTCTTTTAAAGGTTATAAAGATAAGGGATCCAAAATTGCTTGGAAATAAAATAATACTTCAAGGTGGAACCTTTTATAATGATGCTGTTTTAAGAGCCTTTGAGATAATATCAGAAAGGGAAGCTGTAAGGCCTGATATTTCAGGACTTATGGGTGCCTTTGGGGCTGCTTTAATTGCAAAGGAGAATTTTAAAGAAGGATATGAAAGTACTCTTTTAAAGTTAGATGATATAAAAAGCTTTTCTACACAAATAGATATGAAAAGATGTGGACTTTGTACAAATAATTGCCTTCTTACTATTAATAAGTTTAGTGATGGAAGGGAGTTTATATCAGGCAACAGATGTGAGAGAGGTCAGAAGGGAATTGTTAAAAATAATAACCTTCCAAATCTTTTTAGATATAAGTATGCAAGAATATTTAATTATAAACCTCTTGATGAAAGTGAAGCTAAAAGAGGGACTATAGGTATACCAAGGGTTTTAAATATATATGAAAACTATCCTTTTTGGTTTACATTTTTTACAAGGCTTGGATTTAGAGTTGAACTATCTCCAGCTTCAACACGAAAAATATATGAGCTTGGAATAGAAACAATACCTTCAGAGTCAACCTGCTATCCTGCAAAGATAAGCCATGGCCATATTATGAGCCTTGTAAATAAAGGAATTAAGAACATATTTTATCCCTGTGTTCCTTACGAAAGAAAGGAATTTGAAGAAGCAGATAATCATTATAACTGCCCTATTGTTTCAACTTATGCTGAAGTTATAAGAAATAACATGGATATATTAAAAGAAAAGAATATAAACTTTATTAGCCCATTCCTTTCTCTTGATGATGAAAAGAAATTAAAAATAAGGCTTTATGAGGAATTTAAAGATTTTGGAATATCAAAAGATGAGATAAATGATGCAGTTGATGAGGCATTAACTGAAGTAGAAAGGGTAAATAATGATATAAGGAAAAAAGGTGAAGAAGCACTTAAATATATAAAAGAGAATAATATTAAAGCTATTGTCCTTGCAGGGCGTCCCTATCATATAGATCCTGAAATAAACCATGGAATTCATGAAATGATAAACAGCCTTGGAATGGCGGTTTTAACTGAAGATTCTATTTGTCATTTAGGAAATGTTGAAAGACCTTTGAGAGTTGTTGACCAGTGGATGTATCATTCAAGGTTATATGCAGCTGCAAGCTTTGTAGCAAAGCAAGACAATATTGAGCTTGTACAGTTAAATTCCTTTGGCTGTGGGCTTGATGCAATAACTACAGAGCAGGTTCAGGAAATACTTGAAGGTAACAATAAAATATATACTCTTTTAAAGATAGATGAAGTTAATAACCTTGCTGCAGCCAGGATAAGGATGCGCTCATTAAAGGCAGCTATGGAGGAGAGGGAAAAACAAAATATAAGACCTAAAAAAATAAATAATTCTTATAAAAGAGTAATATTTACAAAAGAGATGAAGGATAAACATACTATTATTGCACCACAGATGTCCCCAATACATTTTGATTTGCTTGTACATGCTTTTAGGGCAAGCGGATATAAACTTGAAGTATTGCCTTCAGTTGATAAGGATGCTGTTGAAGAAGGATTAAAATATGTAAATAATGATGCATGTTATCCTTCAATTATAGTTGTAGGTCAGATTATTGAAGCTTTAAAGTCAGGAAGGTATGATATTAATAATACTTCTGTTATGATAACCCAAACTGGTGGAGGATGCAGGGCAACAAACTATATAGGATTTTTAAGAAAGGCTTTAAAAGATTCAGGTTTTGGACATGTTCCTGTAGTATCTTTGAACCCAGGAGGGCTTGAAACAAACCCAGGTTTTAAAATTACCCCTTCACTTATTAATAAAAGTATGATAGCACTTGTGTATGGTGATCTTTTTCTAAACGTTTTACTTAGAGTTAGGCCTTATGAAAAAATTGCAGGTTCAGCAAACCTTTTATATGAAAAATGGAAAACTAAATGTATTGAGAATATTATATCAGGGAATTATTTTACTTTTACTAAAAATATAAAGGATATTGTAGATGATTTTGAAAATATAGAAATCAGAGATATTAAAAAACCAAGGGTTGGAATTGTAGGAGAGATACTTGTAAAGTATCATCCAACAGCCAATAATGAAGTGGTAAAGATAGTTGAAAGTGAAGGAGCAGAAGCAGTTGTTCCAGGACTAATTGATTTTCTTTTATATTCTGCTTATGATTTTAATTTTAAATATAGATATTTGTCAGGAACTAGGAAAGAGATGATATTATTTAATTCTCTTATTTTAGGAGCAGAGTTCTATAGAAAACCTATGAAGGAGGCACTGAAAAAAAGTACAAGATTTGAACCTCCAAAAAGAATTGATGAACTTGCAAAAAAAGCCTCTGAAATTCTTTCAATTGGAAACATGTGTGGAGAAGGATGGCTTCTTACGGCTGAAATGATTGAGCTTATTGAAAGTGGCGTGCCTAATATAATATGTATGCAGCCTTTTGCCTGTCTTCCAAACCATGTAACGGGTAAAGGAATGATAAAAGAAATTAAAAGAAGGTATAATAAGGCAAATATTGTGGCTGTTGATTATGATCCAGGAGCAAGTGAAGTAAATCAATTAAATAGAATAAAACTTATGCTTTCAGTTGCCTTTAAGAACATACATAAGGATGCAGAAATAGAAAAAAATAACGATATTAAAATTATAAATTATAATACCATACCTTTAGAAAGGTAGGAATTCAGAGGGGGACTAAGTTTGGGTTTTGAAGTTAAAATAATAAAAAGGGAAAATCAAATTACAGCAAAATCAAATGGTGGAATAACAAAGGAGATCTATATTTACCCTGAAAGCAGTAAATACAGTAATAGGGATTTTGTATGGAGCCTTAGTATATTTACTTTAGAAGAGGAAGAATTTATTTTTGAAGATCTTCCTAATTATGAAAGATATATAATGCCTATTAATGGACAGTTAAAGCTTGAACATAAAGGATATTATAGAACTAAATTAATGCCCTTTGAAAGTGATTGGTCTTTAGGAGAATGGATAACATACGGCAAGGGTAAATCTGTAAATTTTAGCCTTGTTCTTGCAAAGGGATTAAAAGGATGCATTGATTCTTTAAAGATAAAAGATGGTATTTATGTAGATGATATGATTTGGAATGGAGATAAAGAATTTAAAAGGGAAGCTAAAGCATTATATTGCTGTAATGAAGGATTTTCAGTTGAATTTAATAACTATCAGTATTCACTTAATGCTGGAGAGATGCTTTTGATTATAGGGGATAGTGTGAAAGGAAAAGAGCAGATTAAACTGTTTAGCTCTTGTGATGAGGTAATGATTGTAAAGGCAGAGGTGCTATTCAATTAAGTTTGTTACCAATATTGGCAGGCATTTTTAGAGTGCCTGTTCTTTTTTTGCAAAATATATATTTATAATCTATAAATTGGCATAAAAATTGCATTATTATTTGTGTTAGCAAATAAGACTAAATTGTTTTATAAAATAATTTTATTCTTCAAAGATTATAAATTTATACATTTTATTATCTACAAGATTTTGATATTCTATTAATTAATGGTTTATTATAATAGAAAAAATATATTGAATAATAAATTATGCCAAAAACTTGTTCCTTTATTTTATGGATATAGCATAATTGTTTGCCATAAAAATGGGAACATGTTATATAAAAAAATT encodes:
- a CDS encoding DeoR/GlpR family DNA-binding transcription regulator, whose product is MFSEERKMQIISLLKEQGNIKVSDLAKIYDVSEVTIRKDLQELEEEGLIKRVHGGAVLNNSIKFEPTFSEKSDKYIQEKESIGKASAKLIKDGDIIALDAGTTTLQIAKNITAKNLTVVTNSLDIAYQLSSKKDIEVIVTGSLLRWETRAFVGPLTDMTLKNIRVDKAFIGTNGISLKFGLTTPNITEANTKKTLISISQQIIVVCDHSKFNSVCFAKIVDIDEIDIVVTDSGIDKSIKKQFEKAGVELTISELEVN
- a CDS encoding PTS fructose transporter subunit IIC, which translates into the protein MKIVAITSCPTGIAHTYMAAEALEMAAKEMGVEIKVETQGSVGAENELTEKDIKEANAVIIAADTNVSKERFVGKPLIEVGVQEAIKNPKALIEKAKTAKVMTSDLVEEVNKIKEQRKSETKGPYKHLMTGVSFMIPFVVAGGIIIALSFAFGINAFKQEGTLPAALMQIGGGSAFSLMIPILAGYIAYSIADRPGLVPGMVGGMLASSTGSGFLGGIIAGFAAGYLVDFLKKTIKLPKTLQGLMPVLILPLLSTLIIGLFMIYIIGKPVAAINNGMAAWLKNLSGTNSVLLGIILGLMMAFDMGGPVNKAAYTFGVATLSSGQPSMVMAAVMAAGMTPPLGLALATIIAKNKFTAQEIEAGKTAWALGISFITEGAIPFAAADPIRVIPSIMVGSAVTGALSMIFKSALAVPHGGIFVLAIPNAITNLGLYIIAIAAGTVVTALLISVLKKNVK
- a CDS encoding PTS sugar transporter subunit IIA; the encoded protein is MNIAEIMNEKMIKLQLDSKDKISVIRELAELLYENDKLYDKEKYIEAVLKREEEFSTGVGMGIAIPHGKSSAVKEPSIAFGRSKEGIEYGSLDGLPAQLFFIIAVPENSNDEHLRLLGQISRKLMHREVREKLLNAETFNEIIEALK
- the pfkB gene encoding 1-phosphofructokinase, with protein sequence MIFTVTLNPAVDKTLRIPNFSVGQVNRVESLRVDAGGKGINVSKTVKELKGESTAFGFIGGKSGEYIKEYLDAIGIKNDFLWINSDIRTNIKIVDTINNTFTDINEAGPTVSQKDLEKIMKKILDAAYENSVLVLSGSIPNGLGSSTYKDIIEYVSPKNVKVILDAEGELFTEGIKASPYLVKPNKYELEKAFNIKIDNDLVLIEVCRKVIAMGVKYVVVSLGENGSVMVSKDKVLKAKGLKVDVKSTVGAGDSMVAALALSIERNYEMDYALRFAAATSTANVMTEGTQTAEYEVINELINKIEIVEINM
- a CDS encoding GNAT family N-acetyltransferase, coding for MIRILNEKDKPVVEEYLERNHIDTTFLIGNVKYFGLENKKDLRRCGDYYGYFENGILKGIIPFYNLGSCIPHFESKNAIPHFIDLMKNNEFKFLLGMKKFIEPLYNELKSLKQSGNISDSYYFVNNNFKEFIIPEVEIKSFHEIDLDCITDFIVETNIKGFGNMKYTKDEAIKSLNQRSKDEDYLFLIKDNLIVAGANIQTSTDRISQIGAVYTLPEHRGRGYCKAVVSNLCSRIISKGKIPTLIVRKNNMPAVKAYKALGFEFYDEYLLIEF